One window from the genome of Bacillus tianshenii encodes:
- a CDS encoding copper amine oxidase N-terminal domain-containing protein, giving the protein MNKHIRLGALFGVMLAMAFLFPPSIQAAPASLDGGVIKEGRAYLPMRALFESMGATITWDNQTKTATAYLNNDVVKMGIGEEYLVKNGEKETIDAAAFIHNGHTMMPLRASAEAFGGYVYWDGDNRIAGYELGEKEAIVKFGTANANEGEHAVINEGFLSSLEEGSFQTCPFSMENPPTKGEIIAKYGEPVDKYEGGGGYAMLLSDVSCSPTVAYVNDGDDDPITGIMYYEIPDGMTPSKFVEVVGAQPASAQTTNLNDNFAMVYYSADYAYKAIVSAPGQNETIQGIYIKEN; this is encoded by the coding sequence ATGAACAAGCATATAAGACTTGGGGCTCTATTTGGCGTTATGCTAGCAATGGCTTTTCTATTTCCGCCAAGTATACAGGCTGCCCCTGCTTCTTTGGATGGAGGCGTTATTAAAGAGGGTAGAGCCTATTTACCGATGAGAGCCCTTTTTGAGTCAATGGGTGCAACAATCACATGGGATAATCAAACGAAAACAGCTACAGCTTATCTCAATAACGATGTTGTGAAGATGGGAATTGGGGAAGAGTATCTAGTTAAAAATGGAGAAAAAGAAACGATTGATGCAGCAGCTTTCATACATAATGGCCATACGATGATGCCATTGCGGGCTTCAGCGGAAGCATTTGGTGGTTATGTCTATTGGGATGGCGATAATCGAATCGCTGGTTATGAATTAGGTGAAAAAGAAGCAATTGTGAAGTTCGGAACAGCTAATGCTAATGAAGGTGAGCATGCAGTCATTAATGAAGGTTTCTTATCATCTTTAGAAGAAGGTTCATTCCAAACATGTCCTTTTTCAATGGAAAACCCTCCAACAAAAGGTGAAATTATTGCAAAATACGGTGAGCCTGTTGATAAGTACGAAGGGGGCGGCGGGTATGCAATGCTTCTTTCAGACGTTTCATGCTCTCCAACAGTAGCATATGTAAATGACGGTGACGATGACCCGATTACGGGAATTATGTATTATGAAATTCCAGATGGAATGACACCCTCAAAGTTTGTTGAGGTAGTAGGAGCACAGCCTGCTTCTGCCCAAACGACAAATCTCAATGATAATTTTGCAATGGTCTATTATAGTGCTGATTATGCATACAAAGCCATTGTTTCGGCACCTGGTCAAAATGAAACAATTCAAGGCATTTACATTAAAGAAAATTAA